The Kribbella sp. HUAS MG21 genome includes the window AGCGCCTTCGTCGACGCCACCGAGACCTCCGGCCCGGCGTGCAGGTACACACCGCCGTCGACCTCGCGGGCGATGCTCGACCCGACCGCGTTCACCAGGCCGATCACCCGGCCGCCCTTGCGCTTCAGCTCCTGCACCGCGACCAGCGTGTCGAGCGTCTCGCCGGACTGCGACACGGCGACGTACAGCGTGTCCCGCTCGACGACCGGGTTGCGGTACCGGAACTCCGACGCCGGCTCCGCGTCGGCGGGGATCCGCGCGACCTCCTCGATGAACTGCGCCCCCATCTGGCCGGCGTAGTACGCCGAACCGCAGCCGAGGATCTTGACCCGCTTGATCTCCCGCGCCTCGCGGGCGTCCATGTTCAGGCCGCCGAGGTGCACGGTGTGGAAGCGCTCGTCGAGCCGCCCGCGGATCACCCGGCCGACGGCGTCCGGCTGCTCGTGGATCTCCTTCATCATGAAGTGCTCGTGCAGGCCGCGCTCGTACTCGTCGGCCTCCCACTCGACCGTCTTGGCGGTCTTGGTGGTCGGCGAGGCGTCCTGGGTGAAGGTGCGGTAGCCGTCGGCGCGAACGGTCGCCAGTTCGCCGTCGTCCAGGTAGACGACCTGGCGGGTGTAGCGGATCAGCGCGGCGGCGTCGGAGGCGATGTGCATCTCGCCGTCGCCGATGCCGAGGATCAGCGGGCTGCCGTTGCGGGCGACCACGATCCGGTCCGGGAAGTCGAGGTCGATCACCGCGATGCCGTAGGTGCCCTCGATCCGCCGCAGGCTGGCCAGCACCTTCTCCTCGAGGGTGTCGCCGTCGGCCTGCTCGATCAGGTGCGCGAGCACCTCGGTGTCGGTCTCGGAGCGCAACTTGACGCCGGCGTCCTCGAGCTGCGCGCGGATCGCGGCGGCGTTGTCGAAGATGCCGTTGTGCACGACCGCGATCCGCTCGTTGCCGCTGGCGTGCGGGTGCGCGTTGTCCTTGCTCGGGCCGCCGTGGGTGGCCCACCGGGTGTGGCCGATGCCGAGCTTGCCGCCGAACCGCTTGGGCAGCGACGCCTCCAGCTCACGGACCCGGCCGGCGTCCTTGTGCACCTTCAGCTCGCTGGACCCGAGGACGGCGACGCCCGCCGAGTCGTAGCCGCGGTACTCGAGGCGGGCGAGTCCGTCCACCAGGATGGGCGCGGCCGGCTTGCTGCCGACGTACCCGACGATTCCGCACATGTAGTGGTGCCCCTTCGTAGGTTCGGTTGAGCGGGCCCGTCAGCCGTAGACGATCCGTCGCAGCTGCCGGGCGGAGAGTTCGGGTGAGCGGACCGGCCACTGCCGGAGCTCGGTGCCGAGGCGGGCGAAGATCTCGTCGTTGCGGGCGCCGTAGGTCTGCAGCTCACGGTGCCGGCGCCGGACGTACTCCTCGGTCGTCTCGGTGAAATAGGCCAGCACGTCGGCGACCACCCGCCGCGCGACATCCGCCGGGAGTCCGGTGGTCCGGCTGACCTGTTCGGCCAGCTCGTCGACCGGCTCAACGGCCGCCGCCTCACTGATCACCCGTCAACCATGCAGTGTTTCCGGGGGCAACGCAAAGCATCTGCCCGAAATCGGGCAAATTCCCTGACGGATCAACGGCAAACCGATCGGTCTCATGATCTTGCCGCCGTCACCGACCGGGCGTACGAATGTCTCTGTGCGGGGCGGCTCTCGGGGCTGGGGTCGGCCGTTCCGCCGACGTCCGATCCGCCTCGGGAGGTCATAGTCATGCCCCGAACCCGTGTCCTGGCCGCGATCGCGGCCCTCGCACTCGTCATCGCCGGCGGTTCCACCGCGACTGCCCGGCAGGTGGCCACACCACAGCTCCGCGGCGGCTCGATCGCCCTGTCCGGAGCCGATGCGCGCGCCTTCGTCGTACCGCCCGGAATGGTCGAGCTGTGGTCCGCCCGGCGCGCCGGCGGCGGAACCCAGACGCGCTACCAGCAGATGGTCGGCAACGCCTCGGTGCTCGGCGGCCAGCTGACCGTCCTGAAGGACAAGGCCGGCCGTACCGACGCCGTGATCGGTGCCTACTTCCCGGGCCTCAAGGCCAAGAACGCCACCACGGTGTCCGCCGCGAGCGCCCGCGGCATCGCGGCCAAGCGGGTCGGCAGCGCCGGCAAGTGGTCGTCCGCGCTGCGGATCGACCCGCGCGACGGCCGGCTGTTCCACGAGGTCAAGAGCCAGCGGGCCGACCAGCGCTGGGTGCAGTGGGTCGACGCCGGCACCGGCGCGGTCAAGAAGCAGTACGACGCCGTGGCGCACGGCGACGGGGTCGGCGTGAAGGGCGACACCAAGCAGCTCGACACGCTCCGGATCGGCGGCACGTACTACCTGCGCTCGCAGGACCGCCGGCAGGAGACGTACGACGCGCAGAACAAGGCGGTGCTGCCCGGCACGATCATGACCGACGCCGACGACCACTGGAACTTCAACCTGCCGACGCTCCGGACGCCGAGCCAGGCGCCCGGCGTGGACGCGCACTACTACGCGGGCGTCACCGACGACTTCTTCGGTGAGGTCTTCGGGCGTAACAGCATCGACGACCAGGGCATGACGATCGTGTCGACGGTGCACTTCGCCAACCGGTACTGCAACGCGTTCTGGAACGGCGAGCAGATGACGTACGGCGACGGCGACAACAAGACCTGCCTGCCGTTGTCCGGCGGTCTCGACGTGGTCGGGCACGAGCTCACCCACGGCGTCACCGAGTTCACCTCGAACCTGATCTACGAGGACGAATCCGGGGCGCTGAACGAGGCCTTCAGCGACATGATGGGCAACACGATCGAGTTCTACGCGGCGGCGAAGGGGCTCGACCCGGCCGGCTCGCCGGACTGGCTGATCGGTGAGGACGTCATCCTCTCGCCGGACATCCGGCCCGGGTTCCGGAACATGGCCGACCCGCAGGAGGACGCGGACCCGGACCACTACAGCGAGTTCATCGTCACCGAGGCCGACAACGGCGGCGTGCACTCGAACAGCGGCATCCCGAACCACGCCTACTACCTGGCGGTCAACGGCGGCAAGAACGCGGGGTGTGCGGGCAGCCTGAGCGGGCACAAGCACACGGCCGACTGCGACGTGACGGTGCCGGCGATGGGCCTGAACACCGCGCGGTCGGTGTTCTACCAGGCGTTCACCAGCCTGCCGGAGTTCGCGAACTTCTGCGACGCGCGCAACGCCACCGCGGCCGTCGGCGGCGCCGCCGGTTCCGCCGCGTGGGCCGCCGTGGGGGTGCACGCCGGATGTACGCCGGCCACGCCGCCTCCGCCGCCGTGCGTGGGTGACCCCGACGCCGAGATCCCGTTCGAGTCGCCGCACCCGTACGGCAACAACGGCGACTGCACGTGGACGTACGACAACGGCGCCGCCGGGTTCGCGTTCCACTTCAGCCTGCTCGACACGGAGAAGGACTTCGACTACGTGATCGTGTACGACGGCAACGGCAACGAGCTCGCGCGCTACACCGGGCTCGACCGCAACGGCCTCACGTCACCGTGTATCCCGACGTCCACCGGGTCGGTCCGCCTGCTCACCGACCCGGCCGTCACCGCGCAGGGCTTCATCGTGGACGCGGTGGTCGCCTGCTGAGGATCTGACGGAGCCGGACGTCCTCAGAACAGCCTGAGGACGTCCGACTCCATGCCGCGCAGCGCGTCGTAGTCGACGGTCAGGCACTCCAGGCCGCGGTCGGTGGCCAGGAACTGGGCCTGCGGCTTGATCAGCTGCGCCGCGAAGATGCCGCGGACCGGTGCGAGCAAGGGGTCGCGGTTGAGCAGTTCGACGTACCTGGTCAGCTGCTCGACGCCGTCGATCTCGCCGCGGCGCTTGATCTCGACCGCGACGTGCCGGCCGTCGGAGTCGCGGAGCAGCAGGTCGACCGGGCCGATCGCCGTCGGGTACTCCCGCCGTACCAGCGTCCAGCCGTCGCCGAACGTGTGCACGTGCTCCGCGAGCAGCTCCTGCAGGTGCGCCTCGACACCGTCCTTGATCAGCCCGGGGTCGGTCCCGAGCTCGTACGACGTGTCGCTGTGCACCTCCTCGATGGTGATCCGGAGCTCCTCACCGGCCTTGTTGGTGACGCTCCAGACACCTTCCTCCTCGGTGAGCTTGCACGGCGGCGACATCCAGTTCAGCGGCTTGTACGACCCGCCGTCGGCGTGGATCAGCACCGACCCGTCCGCCTTCACCATCAGCAGCCGCGGCGCCATCGGCAGATGAGCCGTCAGCCGCCCCGAGTAGTCCACAGAACACGTAGCAATCACCAAGCGCACGACAAAGCACCGTAGTGCACCCGCCCCCGGGAGTGGGAAGGTGGTGAACATGATGCCGAGGGTGAGCGACGAGGCGCGATGAATCTCATGTGTCCGGCGCGGATCGTGCTGCTGCCGGGGGATGTCCAGGAGGCGGCGGTCGCGGAGCGGGTTGCCCAGGTGTACGCCGGGCCGTTCGAGGCGGCGGCGGGAGCGCGGCTGGCGGAGCGGCTGGGCGTGCGGTTGACCGTCGTACCGGAGTTGACGCAGCGGCCGGAGGCCGAGCTGCAGGCGATCGCGGACCTGCACCGGGGCGAGGCGGTGGTGGTCCTCGGGCTGGACCTCGGGCTCCGGTTGCCGGCCGTCGTCGAGCACACCGGTGACGGCTGGACCCGGGTCGCGTCGGACAACGAGGTCACGCTCGCGTCGTACGAGCAGGCAGCGGGCAAGTTCCGCGACTCGATCCCGAAGGAACCGAACCACGCGCTCGTCGACCTGCTCGCCGAACGCCTCGAACCGGGCGGCCGGGTGCTGGAACTCGGCAGCGGCACCGGCAAGGACGCGCTCGAGCTGGAGAACCGCGGGTACGTCGTCCGCCGTACCGACGCCGCCCAGGCGTTCGTCGAGATGATGCGGGCCGACGGGCACGCCGCCGACCGCCTGAACGCGATCACCGACGACTTCGGCGGCCGGTACGACGCCGTGTACGCCAGTGCCGTGTTCCTGCACTTCGACCGCGCGCAACTGGACGGCGTACTGCGGAAGGCCGCGCGGACGGCGCCGCTGCTGGCGTTCGCCACCCGCGAGGGCAAGGGCGAGGAGTGGTCGAACCGGCACCTCGACCTGCCACGGCACTTCGTCCTCTGGCAGGAAGAACCGCTCCGTGATCTGCTGACCGCGACCGGCTGGTCCGTCGAACGCCTGGAACGCACCGACTCCCGGATCGGCACCTGGCTCCAGATCCTGGCGCTGCGCTCGTGATCCGCGCGGGAGGCGTGTGAGGTTGGCCTCGCCGGTGACGCAACTCATGGGCGGACCAGTACCCGGACTGGCATAGTGCAGAGCATGGCTCGGGAATTGACGACGGTCGGTGTGGTGGGTCTCGGCACGATGGGCGCCGGGATCGCCGAGGTGTTCGCGCGCAACGGCCTGCGGGTGGTCGGCGTCGAGCGGGACGAGGACGCCGCCGAGCGCGGCCGCGGCCACATCCAGCACTCGACCGACCGCGCCGTGAAGCGCGGCAAGCTGTCGGTCGAGGACCAGCAGGCATTGTTCGACCGGGTCACGTTCGCCACTTCGCTGGAGGCGCTCGCCGACTGCGACCTGGTCATCGAGGCCGTCGTCGAGCGGCTCGAGCTGAAGCGCGAGATCTTCGGCGCGCTGGACAAGATCGTCCGCGAGGACGCGATCCTGGCCACCAACACCTCCTCGCTGTCGGTCACCGAGATCTCGGTCGCCACCCAGCGCCCGCGCCGGGTCGTCGGCATGCACTTCTTCAACCCCGCACCCGTGCAGGAGTTCGTCGAGGTGATCAAGACCGTGGTCACCGAGCCGGACGTGGTCGAGGACGTGCAGGCGCTGGCCCGCCGCCTCGACAAGGTCCCGGTGGTCGCGGCCGACCGGGCCGGGTTCATCGCCAACGCGCTGCTGTTCGGTTACCTGAATCACGCGGTCTCCATGGTCGAGTCGAAGTACGCGACCCGTGAGGACGTCGACGCCGCGATGCGGCTCGGCTGCGGCTACCCGATGGGCCCGCTCGCGCTGCTCGACCTGATCGGCCTCGACACGGCGTACGAGATCCTCGACACGATGTACAAGCAGGGCCGCAACCGGCTGCACGCGCCGGCGCCGATCCTCAAGCAGATGGTCACCGCCGGGCTGCTCGGCCGGAAGACCGGGCGCGGCTTCTACACCTACGAGGCGCCGGACTCGCCGGTCGTCGTCGACGACGAGCACACCCCGGTGCGGAACGGTGACGAGGTCGCCGTCCGCCCGGTCAAGCAGGTCGGCGTGGTCGGCTCCGGGACGATGGCGGTCGGCATCGTCGAGGTGCTCGCGAAGGCCGGGTACGACGTCCTGTACGTCGCCCGCGGCACCGAGAAGGTCGACCGGGTCCGCAGTGTGCTGGAGCGCTCGCTGGAGAAGGGCGTCCAGCGCGGCAAGCTGTCGTCCGAGGAGCGGGACGCGGCGCTGCGCCGGGTGACCGGTACGGCGAAGCTCGACGACCTGGCCGGTGTCGACCTGGTGATCGAGGCCGTGGTCGAGGAGCTGAGCGTCAAGCAGGCGCTGTTCGAGACGTTCGACGAGATCTGCAAGCCGGGCGCGATCCTGGCGACCACGACCTCGTCGCTGCCGGTGATCGACCTGGCGATGGCGACCAAGCGGCCGGCCGACGTGGTCGGGCTGCACTTCTTCAACCCGGCGCCGGTGATGCAGCTGGTCGAGGTCGTCAGCACGGTCAGCACCTCCGCCGAGGTCGCGGACACGGTGGCCGCGGTGGCTGTTGCCGCCGGCAAGCACCCGGTGCGGTGCGGCGACCGGGCCGGCTTCATCGTGAACGCGCTGCTGTTCCCGTACCTGAACGACGCGGTCCGGATGCTCGAGGCGCACTACTCCGGGGTCGACGACATCGACGCCGCGATGAAGCTCGGCTGCCGCCTCCCGATGGGCCCGTTCGAGCTCCTCGACGTGGTGGGCCTGGACGTCTCGCTGGCCATCCAGCGCACCCTGTATCTGGAGTTCCGCGAGCCCGGCTTCGCCCCGGCGCCGCTGCTGGAGCACCTGGTGACCGCGGGCTACCTCGGCCGCAAGACCGGCCGCGGTTTCCGCGACTACACCAGCTGAGTCGCTGTAGCATCACCGCGTGGCCCAGGGCGACGGGAAGCACCTCACGGAGGCTCTCGGCGGTCAACCCGTCGAGCCGTTGAGTGCTGCGGAGCGCCTGGAACGTGAGCGGGTTCGCAATCTCGTCCAGAGCGTGGCCGCGTGCTACAACTCGCTGGTCGGTCAGGCGACCGATCCGGATCGCCGGGCCGAGTTCGCCGAGCGGCTCGCGTTCCACGACGCCGAGCTGCGCCGGATCGACACGATGCCGGCCGCGGAACGCCGTACGGTCCTCAGCACCTACCCGGAGTTGCTGGCCCGGTTGCGCGCCGAGCTCGACCGATGATCGGGAGCACCCGGCTCGACCTGACGCTGCACGAGGCGCAGTCGGTGCTCGCCCGGCGGCTTGCTCAGATCACACCCGCGGAACCGCCGGTGCGGTCGCCCGGGCAGCGCCCGCTGGTGGTGCTGATCGGCGGCCCGCCGGGCTCCGGCAAGTCGACCACGCAGTGGCTCCTGCAGGCGTCGCTCGGCCCGTCGGTCGCGGTGTACGACTTCGACGACGACATCACGGCACATCCCCGGTACGACGCGATCATGCGGTCCCGGGGGATGCGGGCCGGCGACGAGATCGCGCAGCACCTGCCGCGCGGCATGATGGTGCGCTGCCTCGAACGCCTCCGCCGCGGCGAGCCGCGGTACGACGTGATCGCCAGCGCCCCGCTCCACCGGGTCCCGCTGGCGACGAACTGGGCCGACGGGTTCCGCGCCGTCGACTATCGCGTGGCACTTGTGTACGTCACGACGCACGAGGCCAACTGCCGGCTCGGCCGGGCGAGCCGGTACCAGCAGGCGGTCGACGACACGGGCATCGGCCGGTGGGTGCGCCCCGAACTCGGCGACCTGGGTTACCGGCTGGTGCCGGACACCGCCCAGGAGATCGAGTCCCTGGCGGCCGTCGACGACCTGTACGTCGTCGACCGGGACGGCTACGTCCTGTACGAGAACCACCGCGGCGGCGACGGGCGGATGCCGGAACCGTGGCTGGTCAAGCACGCGATCCTTGCCGAGCGCAACCGTCCGCCGACGCCCGCCGAACACGAGCAGTTCCTCGCCACCGCCGTACCGCTGCTGGACCGCGGCGACGAGTTGGCGGCACCGGTCATCCACGAGGTCCGGACCGCGATGGCACAGCACGAGGCGCGGGGCCCGGCGCAGCCTCGCGGACGGGAGGTTGGGGATCGACTCGGGGCGCGGGTCGAGGACCTGCGCCGGATCACCACCGCCGGCCTCGCCGCCCCGAGCGCCATCGGGTCGCGCGGGCCGGGGTCGTCGGGTGGGTCGCGTGGCGTGGGGTCTGCGCGGTCCGGGCCTGGACACGCCCTGGATCGCTGAGTGCTGCTGACCCGGGTCGGCTGACAGACTCGGGTAGATGCGGAGGAACCTCGGCGGGCGCGACTTCGTGTCGGTGGCGGGCATGCTGCTGGTGGTGGCGACCGGGCTCGGGCTGATCATGATGCCCGGCGTGGTCGGGGCCGACTGGCCCGGGTGGTCGTCGTTGATGTTCCTGGTCGCGGTGCTGGTGATCCCGGTGTCGTGGGTGCTGATCGGGCTCTCCGCCGGGACGGCCACGGTGGCCCGGTGGATCGCGGTGCTCGCCGTCGGCGCGGTGCTCGCGCGGCTGGTGTGGTCGACG containing:
- a CDS encoding class I SAM-dependent methyltransferase, whose amino-acid sequence is MNLMCPARIVLLPGDVQEAAVAERVAQVYAGPFEAAAGARLAERLGVRLTVVPELTQRPEAELQAIADLHRGEAVVVLGLDLGLRLPAVVEHTGDGWTRVASDNEVTLASYEQAAGKFRDSIPKEPNHALVDLLAERLEPGGRVLELGSGTGKDALELENRGYVVRRTDAAQAFVEMMRADGHAADRLNAITDDFGGRYDAVYASAVFLHFDRAQLDGVLRKAARTAPLLAFATREGKGEEWSNRHLDLPRHFVLWQEEPLRDLLTATGWSVERLERTDSRIGTWLQILALRS
- a CDS encoding M4 family metallopeptidase, producing MPRTRVLAAIAALALVIAGGSTATARQVATPQLRGGSIALSGADARAFVVPPGMVELWSARRAGGGTQTRYQQMVGNASVLGGQLTVLKDKAGRTDAVIGAYFPGLKAKNATTVSAASARGIAAKRVGSAGKWSSALRIDPRDGRLFHEVKSQRADQRWVQWVDAGTGAVKKQYDAVAHGDGVGVKGDTKQLDTLRIGGTYYLRSQDRRQETYDAQNKAVLPGTIMTDADDHWNFNLPTLRTPSQAPGVDAHYYAGVTDDFFGEVFGRNSIDDQGMTIVSTVHFANRYCNAFWNGEQMTYGDGDNKTCLPLSGGLDVVGHELTHGVTEFTSNLIYEDESGALNEAFSDMMGNTIEFYAAAKGLDPAGSPDWLIGEDVILSPDIRPGFRNMADPQEDADPDHYSEFIVTEADNGGVHSNSGIPNHAYYLAVNGGKNAGCAGSLSGHKHTADCDVTVPAMGLNTARSVFYQAFTSLPEFANFCDARNATAAVGGAAGSAAWAAVGVHAGCTPATPPPPPCVGDPDAEIPFESPHPYGNNGDCTWTYDNGAAGFAFHFSLLDTEKDFDYVIVYDGNGNELARYTGLDRNGLTSPCIPTSTGSVRLLTDPAVTAQGFIVDAVVAC
- the glmS gene encoding glutamine--fructose-6-phosphate transaminase (isomerizing) gives rise to the protein MCGIVGYVGSKPAAPILVDGLARLEYRGYDSAGVAVLGSSELKVHKDAGRVRELEASLPKRFGGKLGIGHTRWATHGGPSKDNAHPHASGNERIAVVHNGIFDNAAAIRAQLEDAGVKLRSETDTEVLAHLIEQADGDTLEEKVLASLRRIEGTYGIAVIDLDFPDRIVVARNGSPLILGIGDGEMHIASDAAALIRYTRQVVYLDDGELATVRADGYRTFTQDASPTTKTAKTVEWEADEYERGLHEHFMMKEIHEQPDAVGRVIRGRLDERFHTVHLGGLNMDAREAREIKRVKILGCGSAYYAGQMGAQFIEEVARIPADAEPASEFRYRNPVVERDTLYVAVSQSGETLDTLVAVQELKRKGGRVIGLVNAVGSSIAREVDGGVYLHAGPEVSVASTKALTNMAVGFAMLGIHLGRIRDVSPADGRRLIEGLKKLPAHIAEIVAQEEELAKIAGRLAKHESLFFVGRTRGYPVAREGAQKLKEISYRHAEAYQTSELKHGPLALISPDVPSVAIVPDDELLDRNIGALHEIGARSGPLYVVTHPGVEIPDGVAAKIVVPKNEPELDPILLTIPLQIIAYYAAVALGHDVDKPRNLAKSVTVE
- a CDS encoding 3-hydroxybutyryl-CoA dehydrogenase, giving the protein MARELTTVGVVGLGTMGAGIAEVFARNGLRVVGVERDEDAAERGRGHIQHSTDRAVKRGKLSVEDQQALFDRVTFATSLEALADCDLVIEAVVERLELKREIFGALDKIVREDAILATNTSSLSVTEISVATQRPRRVVGMHFFNPAPVQEFVEVIKTVVTEPDVVEDVQALARRLDKVPVVAADRAGFIANALLFGYLNHAVSMVESKYATREDVDAAMRLGCGYPMGPLALLDLIGLDTAYEILDTMYKQGRNRLHAPAPILKQMVTAGLLGRKTGRGFYTYEAPDSPVVVDDEHTPVRNGDEVAVRPVKQVGVVGSGTMAVGIVEVLAKAGYDVLYVARGTEKVDRVRSVLERSLEKGVQRGKLSSEERDAALRRVTGTAKLDDLAGVDLVIEAVVEELSVKQALFETFDEICKPGAILATTTSSLPVIDLAMATKRPADVVGLHFFNPAPVMQLVEVVSTVSTSAEVADTVAAVAVAAGKHPVRCGDRAGFIVNALLFPYLNDAVRMLEAHYSGVDDIDAAMKLGCRLPMGPFELLDVVGLDVSLAIQRTLYLEFREPGFAPAPLLEHLVTAGYLGRKTGRGFRDYTS
- a CDS encoding zeta toxin family protein; protein product: MIGSTRLDLTLHEAQSVLARRLAQITPAEPPVRSPGQRPLVVLIGGPPGSGKSTTQWLLQASLGPSVAVYDFDDDITAHPRYDAIMRSRGMRAGDEIAQHLPRGMMVRCLERLRRGEPRYDVIASAPLHRVPLATNWADGFRAVDYRVALVYVTTHEANCRLGRASRYQQAVDDTGIGRWVRPELGDLGYRLVPDTAQEIESLAAVDDLYVVDRDGYVLYENHRGGDGRMPEPWLVKHAILAERNRPPTPAEHEQFLATAVPLLDRGDELAAPVIHEVRTAMAQHEARGPAQPRGREVGDRLGARVEDLRRITTAGLAAPSAIGSRGPGSSGGSRGVGSARSGPGHALDR
- the nucS gene encoding endonuclease NucS — encoded protein: MRLVIATCSVDYSGRLTAHLPMAPRLLMVKADGSVLIHADGGSYKPLNWMSPPCKLTEEEGVWSVTNKAGEELRITIEEVHSDTSYELGTDPGLIKDGVEAHLQELLAEHVHTFGDGWTLVRREYPTAIGPVDLLLRDSDGRHVAVEIKRRGEIDGVEQLTRYVELLNRDPLLAPVRGIFAAQLIKPQAQFLATDRGLECLTVDYDALRGMESDVLRLF